The Pseudophryne corroboree isolate aPseCor3 chromosome 2, aPseCor3.hap2, whole genome shotgun sequence genome has a segment encoding these proteins:
- the DLEU7 gene encoding leukemia-associated protein 7, with product MEIPRPAAVLKEAVTHQAQALRTLILLMDERGIRCDALHLHLVGSSSLQQLGSAQSGRPGAGTVSSTPLTLSQKASRNRMSRVARCCLDLLAVEDNIVVHLPLGHQLPIHLKDSIEFRNICTHMALQTDDRRFDQDLNSAQECLITIINNMNWDVAANSCDFCETVREQLKQILQELHER from the exons ATGGAGATACCCCGGCCAGCAGCAGTCCTGAAGGAGGCCGTCACCCACCAAGCCCAGGCTCTCCGCACCCTGATCCTGCTGATGGACGAGAGGGGTATTCGGTGCGATGCCTTACACCTGCACTTGGTGGGCagcagcagcctgcagcagctgggaTCAGCGCAGTCCGGGCGCCCGGGTGCAGGAACAGTCTCTTCTACACCGCTCACACTGTCGCAGAAAGCGTCCAGGAATCGCATGTCCAGAGTCGCACGTTGTTGTCTAGATCTACTAGCGGTGGAGGATAACATAGTGGTCCATTTACCTTTGGGCCATCAGTTACCCATTCACCTCAAA GACAGCATAGAATTCAGAAACATCTGCACCCACATGGCTCTTCAGACAGATGACAGGAGGTTTGATCAAGATCTGAATTCAGCGCAGGAATGTCTAATCACCATCATCAACAATATGAACTGGGATGTAGCTGCTAATTCTTGTGATTTCTGTGAGACGGTCCGAGAGCAGCTGAAACAGATATTACAGGAACTCCATGAGCGTTAA